DNA sequence from the Chitinophaga flava genome:
TACTTCGTCCTGGTCATTCCTTGACAGCTCCGGCACCAGGTTAACGCCTTGTCTATGCGCGATGTCCTGTAATTGCAGCGTAGAAGCGGTATGCTGTTTTATCATATCACCACCGAATTTTTTCACCCGATCATCTGTCGCTTTTTGTACAGCGACCTCACCTAACCGGATCTGTTTCAGATCAAACGCAGCCATACGTTCCAGGAAACTGCCTTCTTTTTCTTCCGTCCGGGTCATTTCTTCCCTGGCTTCCGTGTTGTCATGACGCGCCTCATTCCCCCGCTGTCCACAGGCCAT
Encoded proteins:
- a CDS encoding DUF4142 domain-containing protein, with protein sequence MKRLCIPVLAVVLMACGQRGNEARHDNTEAREEMTRTEEKEGSFLERMAAFDLKQIRLGEVAVQKATDDRVKKFGGDMIKQHTASTLQLQDIAHRQGVNLVPELSRNDQDEVGRLNEENKDEFDRSYIRHMVHEQKMMIERLNKDTNDKDTAIRSYVQRTLPALDSSMTEANKILEDMRKQMNNRNISHD